The region tgaccaatcagagcagactgggctcttcaggaaggcgggccaagagcGCAGACAGagtaggctcgttcgagatgaacagcgcctcgcctgtaaagtggtcgagagcaggcggcagcagccgggggcggtgacaaaaatctgtcgagtcggacagtttccagccgattccagcagccttcaggctgaacaggaagtcacagaaacactgtggtctgattccgatttaataaaatgttatcagacccatatatcagcttgtacacagtctccagttgttttaattatgacagagtagctctcaaaatgctctacatgcaatctcttgctgattttaattaacaacacactgtagatgatccgtaatctgaacagatttagtctctctgacttctaaaagTAACTACCAGACAAacaacatgtggtttgtacagaataagcctttaaatcagacaaatatcagttaaaatccctccaattcaaaataaaagaaagtttatataaaacgtcatcatgttgagtcgattctgaaaccaatcagctgttagatcagctgagaggccggcgtttcccagcatgccctgagtccgcctgggtcttgcagtcggtgaaaagcttgatttcgtgaggttatcgttgcccacgtgtgcatgacgtcagagcaagtcgagatcaagtcggacacaactCTAACCGGCAttcattgggcggcgatcgccggtaATCAATTCTACGCAGAACTGGCTCATCTCCAACAAGCCTAGTGTTTcaggcagaggagctgcagcaatgggcagtatgagacacatatgttttttgaacatcaaagcatgtaaacctattctagtagagcccaagagtacaaatatgacgcTGAAAAGgagcataataggggctctttaaaatTATAGATTTAAACTAGAATCAGTAGCCAGAACATTTCCCTTCATGGAGCATCCTATTAATCTGTGATCTGTGTCTCACCTGCATTACAGTTATCGATTTTCACTTTCTCCTGTTTGTCCCTCAGCCTGAGCTCTTCCCGGGACACAGAGTCTTTCTCCATAAGATACGTAACCAAGATCGTCTCCAGCAAGCTGAGCAGCATCAGAGCAAAAATCACAATGCAGTAGGTTGCTGAGAGGAGAAAACAGGCATTAActactttttgttttggtttctaGAGCTCTTGACTGTATTATTCATAATCCAGTTATCAATATGGCCTTAAAGCGGGAGTCAGTACCTATGAGTGGAGTCTTGTTGGACATGGAGGGCAGGATGTCATTCAGGATGAGCAGCAGGACAGAGATGGCCAGCAGCACGGTGACTTTGAAGCCCAGCTTCTCTCCTCGATGGTCTGCGATGAAGTAGGAGGCGAGGTCCAGACTCAGGAAGAACAGGATAGGCAACAGGAAGTTGATGACATGGAGGAGGGGCCTCCTCTTCATGGTGAACTAGGAAAAacacatagacagtaaaataaatggaccaacagatcctgttgctctggacggagaccagtgaaggccattagaagcacttttccggtgatggctgagcgttactgcacagcctccaactgagagaaacgacgtaaatgtgacgtgagcaacctgtctgaaagcgagcttctcctgtactatacggtaattcctctactatgcgacagtaagtcacgtggttatgacacaatcgttagcctatttttacaaaaacgtctgctacggagccataacgtgaggtacaaggtaatggagccttttatacattgtcgtgtttctttataaataaacaatggacaaataaagtctttaaacgcttcagatgtaaagttattcgctgtcaaagtgacgtcaaaatgaatggcagtcaatggaatgctaacgacgggtgatggcttgttagcatctaaatggcgccataggaggtacgcgttgtggagagaggcttacccccttggaaaaAACGGGTTCAAAGGTCAAACTAGAtggagaaaaacagacattatGACATATCTGGATTTAGAAACCTAATAAGAACTGTGTCAGGagtacatgtaaaaaaaatcttctttgcCCTTGAGTTACCTAATTTGTGGTGTCATATTACTTAATTCATGCATAGCAATTAGTAATTCATACAACgttatgttttgttaatttgcatACTAATAAATAAAGAGCACACATTATTAAATTCCAGAGCATTcatttaaagctgtggtaggcactttatttttggCAGCGTTGGGCAAAAATTACATACTTAACTATCAGCacattgtaattcaagtggtctgtggaaaaaacaataaagtagATAATCTAGCCTTGACGAAAGACTTTggaggtcatttcagagagaaagagcatTCCTATTACCTGTGCAATAGAGAGGGGACAGGGTGGGCTGtaggaagaggtctcactctactttAAATTctggtggggttttttttgccttttaacCACTGCAGCTTTAGGGgtcttttaaactgacaatattgttttaattattctCTGTAAATTTGCACACCCAATTTTAGGAGCACAATTAAGTAACTCAAGATTATGAATTAAGAGACAGGACTGTGCATTGTGGCGCTCTCCAAGGTGCTGATCCTCTTGCTTGGCGCAGCGAGGGAGCTATCCAGagcgctctctttctctgccaccCACAGCAGTGGGAAGAGGCTTCCAGCCAATAACTTCTAATCGTCTAAATGTCTAATCATTGACTTTACTTGTTTTctaacacatatatatatatatatatatatacccctACTCCCACCCTCCCCCAGAGAACAAGATTATGTCCTGTTTTGGGAACCCAATTTATTAATGCAAGAACACAAATTAAGAAACTCAAGAGTATGAATTAAATAATGCAAGAGCCCGCATTAAATACGAATactaaaacaagaaaatatatatatatatatatatatatatatatatatatatatacacacatatacatatatatatacacatatacgtACAGTGTATATGAGGTTTTCCCACTGTCTATCGTCGAAGGTGAAATTGTAGCTGGCGATGGACAGTTGGAGGAATTCCCACTctccctgacttttcatcaccTCTCGGGAAAACTGCGTGGCTCGAGACGAgttggaggaaggaaggagacgGATCTCATTAactgaggagagagggagaaagttTGAGTGAAAAGGTGGAAGTAAAAACTGACTTCCCTGCAGACagtcacatacatacactccCTCCCTCACCATAGTGTATTGCAGATCCAATAGTGATGTTACATCTCTGTGTGTCGAAGGGGAACTTGTGGACATCCATCTTACAGGTGCTGACCACCTTCATGTCCTCTTCAGAAATGATTGTCCCATCATAGGACACGTACATGTACGGATTGTGAGGGGAGTCATCCTTCTGTATCCTGAGACAAAAACACACgcaatcttttcatgtcatgttTGTGGAGCATTCAAACCACATATTATTTCACATTTATCATGAACTGAATGAATAGAAGATGGAGCTTCTCCTGTCACCACCTCAGGATAATGTGTTTGCTTTAATGAAAGTGGGTACTTGAGTGAGTACACAGTGACATCATTTACCAACAGGGTGTGTAGCATCAGCAGATATCAAGGTATTAAATTGCTCAACGTTGAACAGCTACAAAATGTATGATCACAacaaagtagtctatatcctcgacgttccacttccagtattgctccggtgccgcaggaaattccgccgtatgcatgtcttttcgccgttGTCCGttacctttcgctttctttgtgttggaattctaaactctggtggatttctgaggactatggttaactgctcctcagatctctgcagggtaaatccagacagctagctagactatctgtccaatctgagttttctctcgcacgactaaaacaacttttgaacgtacacattcaaccaaaacaagttccttcccaaggccaTTTTACAGCAGTTCcgtgcagagcttagcgccgccatgacaactgtgattggtttaaagaaatgccaataaaccagaggacgttttctcccatcctggaatgctgtgtggactagccagaccctccttcacagtgctgtggaagaaggtctggcaatgcgagactaataaaGTAATTCCTCTCATTCTTTACCAaacctttcctttctttttgattTAGTTTACTGCATTCATTCcaatcattttaaatgtttattctcCGTTTACCCCTTGTCTGTTTTACTTTTAGTTAACTAATTTCAACTTCTTGATTTAGTTTCCTCGTCCAATTCAGTTTCCCTTTAAGTTCTCTTTCATTCCTGTTTTTGTAGATGACAATGCAGTTTCTACCTTacatttaaaggaatacttcgacagacattttgggaaatgagcttgtttgctttcttgccgagtgttagatgagaagattaataccacgTTCATGCCTGTATGTATGATAAATattaagctacagccagcagcctgttagcttagcataaataccacagggggaaacagctagctaggaAAAGCTAAGCTCTCAGCCAAGTGGTCTGGCACATAAGTCGTGAATCCACAAGTTGTCTTTTTTTACACTCATAAATTAAACTGACTTTATGAGTGTAAATCAGTGAgcaaagctgcagacacactgaccagacggccgatAAATAGATATAGAGGTgctggcgttttttttttttgtctaaccTTTGACAGAGTAAGGTTcgctgtttctccctgttttaagtctttatgctaagctaaactaactgGCTctcaaatacagtataagagtGGTATCATCTCATCTAACTCGTACCTTTAAAATCAGATTTGAGTTTTTGCATATCTTCCCATAAactactgtgtgtctgtgtgtgctgcaggCTCACATCTCATAGATAAAGAGGTCTGGTCTCCAGAGCATTTCTCTAGGAACTGAAATATGAGTGATTCCACAAAACTGAGCCGGGTCCCATGAGATGCGTTCATTGTTCCACATCTGcagaaaaataaaggtgaatGAATTACCAGAAAGATAAGAGATGAGTGAGTTGTAGCCAGATTTTGTGTGTTAGTTGAGAGGCACAGGTGAAAAGAAGAGACATtttgcatttaaataaaatcaaaactcACCATTGTTACCCAGATGAAAGGAAcaaaagtttgtgttttctcaATCTGGgaatagacatacacacacacacacacacacacacacacagtcagaacaGATCAACTACATGGCAACATTTAGCAGATGAATCATATAGCACCTACCACAGCCAGGATGGCATACAGGATGATGTCCAGCTCCACCATAGTGGAGTGTTTGTAATCCAGAACGGGTCGGGTCAGTTTAAACGCACCGTTATCTGTGGTCAGGTTCAGGTAGTCCACCACGTCCTGGTAACTGCACACTTTCTTAGAGGATGCACCATCTTCATTCAAAAAGTTATCAGAGAGTTTTGTCTTAAAACTAAGTacagctttttttatttcatttgtttgtaaTGTGTGGATGCTAATCTTTTTATTATACAACACATAACTTTAAGTGATGTTAAATTGTCTTTGGTATAACCTACTATAGTTTTTTGTAGTTTATTGTTGATTTTACCggatatatttttttctatgttGAGCCTCAAAAAgggtaaaagaaataaacagcaGCGTGAAGCAGAGAAACGAGAGAAGTCACGGCATaacaaaaatgtgaacatttttatttctctgtggttcaaacacataaacacacttcAAACATACTCATACAGACCAAAGTCTTACCTGTGAAGATGATCAGGAGGAGGAAAGCAACATGCATCATATCTGCAGcggtgagtttgtgtgtgtgttatcagcCAAGTGTGTGTTCCTGCTGTAAGACCAGATCCACTCTGTGCTGCTGTCCTTTGATGTGAGCGGACGAGGGCTGGGCTGAATGAATGGCCCCTGTCTGAAATGAGAAAACCCCTCCCACAGTGCACAGCAGGGATTGACATTGTAATTGGTTAACAGAGGAGGGGGGACAAGCAGGGGTATATATCAGGCCTTTGTTTCACTCTCAAGGCAGATGAGATTGAAGGTAACAATCAAACTAAGGGAAAGGCAGGTGGAGCATTCATCCATCTGAAAGAGGACTTAATGTGGATTCACAGCTTGCTCGCAACTTATTTGACACCGGTGACTAAAGGTTAGAGGGTGTAAGTCTCCACATGTAAAGACACACAGTTACAAAACAGACTGTAACACATGCAGAGAAGCCTACATTAAATgatactacgactaccattttctagtcactgttccattatctttattgggACTATTTATTGCCACttttcatcacatccccaaccggcaccgtcagacaccgcctaccaagagcctgggtctgtccgaggtttcttcctaaaagggagtttttcctcgccactgtcgcactaaatgcttgctttttgtggaattactagaattgttgggactttataaattatagtgtggtctagacctaatctgtaaagtgtctggagataactcttgttatgattttatactataaataaaattgaattgaattgaataaggGAAAATCTAATTAAAGCGCAACGTCATCAGAAAATATGAAATTCTTGAAATTCTTTTATtaggataaccccttgagatgtaccATCTCGTTTTtgagatacaacaaaaaacattgcaGACATACAAACATCAGAAACAAATagccaaacaacaacaaactcaaaacagacaacaaaaaaacacacagagcctACAATTACAACATAATAAATAACAGGGAATAATGATCAATCAAAATATAGCCAAGCATTACTGTAGAAAGTCAGTGAGATTAAGTGGTAATGCCATTATGAACATTAACGCCATTTAAACTCACTCATTCTTGTTGACATCCCGTTGCCAGGCTCACTGCGGGCAGTCGAGCATTAAAgctgatttattatttatgtaaaaaaaaaaatctctttttggACGACTGTGACTTTGCTAATGTCATTTTAATTCTGAAAATAatgattttgtattttaatggaCTTCTGTGCTTACACTGGAGTTTATGaacaactaatgattatttccgTTCTCATTAATTACTCCTTTTGTCCGATAACAGTTCAAAATCTGAAGATACTAAAACCcagtcaaagtttagtcaatGTTTTGATTAATGACAAAAGATTACtggttataaaaaaatataattgatTTACTTTCTGTCAACTGAACTCCATTCTGTACTCTAAAGAAGTACTAAAAGTGTGTACTCTAAAAGAGCATGTAGTGTACAGCTGCTTTTAGCTGATCACAACCACGCTGATGAGAGAAGTGAgagtaaaccaaaacaataaagtttcagctgtaaaaccaaacaatgagctgaaagaaaCTACAGAgtcagtatgtatgtatattaatGAAAAACTATATTTCAGTAATGCCTATGCTAAGCAGACGTAATTCTGTGAGAAAGGTGGTGATTTTGTGCCCTGCAAAGTTATTTTTCAAAGAGGCAAAAATACTATTAGAGCTCTGTGGTGGGAAAATGCTGCAGGGCAGTTTGAAAAATTACAGTATGAAGCAGCGAGGACAGTTTCAGTGAAGGTGAATGTAGAAATATTTCTATATTCTAGATGTGTTATTTTCAGTATTATAGTTGTATCCCCCTGTAGCTCAAGCTTTGATTACCTTATAAGTTCAGGAATCTGAGTGTGTATAAGACTCAGGACACAAAGAAAAGTTAGCTTAAGTTTTGAGTACCATATAAGTCCAGGTATGTGAGTGAATGCATTACTGTACCATACGATGAAGTGGAACGGAGGGGATTGGCcctcgtgtgtgtgtcaagAGCTGGAACATCTGCCCGGGagacaggaaggagagaggaggagagacaccTCCAAGCAAGATATGAAAGATTCGGAAAAATGGTTAGGGGGTTCACAATCTGACATAGACTTTGATGATTGAACTCCATATACATCGGTCTGCGGTTAGGGAAACTTAGTGTCATTTTGTGAAAccacaatggacctttttcacagcagacattttgacttgtcatagtaggaaaagcacagctgaaattgacaaccttaacgatggctcaattccatcaagtgtcccagtaggctaagctatttcagtgagtcagcatgcacaacaccagggcctctcctaagtggaatgcagccatcattaatggttttgaatacacctgtgcttttcctaccatgacatgtcaacatgtctgctgtgaaaaaggtctatggtgttttgtaaacttaaaatgaTGGACTTCAGTAAACTTTTCAATTTATTCTTGTGTTAAGTCCGATGTAAGAAGGCGCgggaattaataaattggagtcagatttgacaggccttattttagacataattcccTACTTGACCATGTTAGGAAACATCTCAGAGCAGCGTTTCATGTTCAGGGACATGACCCAAAACATAATCCTGCACTGATTAATGAATCTTTCCCATTTAAAATCATCAGGAAATCACTCCGTGACCATTTAGTTGCaaaaactttattgtctgttttctttgacattttttactcCTAGATTTTAGAaaagtggagggggggggggggggggggtcttgcAGATTTGGGACCCATTCCTTTGATATCATACTGTGACTGGTGCCAGAGAATGGCTTCATCTACACATTCGGACTGGGATCTCATGACTGTTTGCAGCTTGGATATATTAGTGTCGTCCTCTTGACCATAACAGTTCGGGTCAAGTGAATAGGGAGCCAGCAACCGATATAACACTTCAGAAGGATGTGGTCCGGCTTTATATGTGTGCAATGATCCATAATCAAGTATTCTACAGGAGGGAGTAGGCTGACCTAGACTAACATGCTTACTCTACTATCGCCTCATGCACCGCAAAGTGTGTCGT is a window of Sander vitreus isolate 19-12246 chromosome 21, sanVit1, whole genome shotgun sequence DNA encoding:
- the LOC144536080 gene encoding 5-hydroxytryptamine receptor 3A-like codes for the protein MMHVAFLLLIIFTDGASSKKVCSYQDVVDYLNLTTDNGAFKLTRPVLDYKHSTMVELDIILYAILAVIEKTQTFVPFIWVTMMWNNERISWDPAQFCGITHISVPREMLWRPDLFIYEMIQKDDSPHNPYMYVSYDGTIISEEDMKVVSTCKMDVHKFPFDTQRCNITIGSAIHYVNEIRLLPSSNSSRATQFSREVMKSQGEWEFLQLSIASYNFTFDDRQWENLIYTFTMKRRPLLHVINFLLPILFFLSLDLASYFIADHRGEKLGFKVTVLLAISVLLLILNDILPSMSNKTPLIATYCIVIFALMLLSLLETILVTYLMEKDSVSREELRLRDKQEKVKIDNCNAEEKRLTGCLCICTASDGEKQHELLPVAEEVNNSIQPQESHVLLLILEELKELQKTLNLHLRCRQEVGKSGHWAAKINRAFFIFYVTTVSLFLVLIFIEWNT